GCTGGATGCCTGGGCCTGGAACAGGTCGATCGTCATATTGGGGGGAATTCGAATGACTCGCCGCGATCGCCCCCCCAGATCTGTTAGAGAACTACTATCCCAATCGACATAGAGCGATCGATCCTGGGTTTTATTCTCAATATTGATCGAGAACTTCTTTAAATCCCCCAATTTATAGCGGGGATCAAAGTTGAATTTGAGATTCACGCTGGTTTTGAGACTGATGTCGCCAAAATGCTTGTCTTGCAATTCCTGATCCAGCAACCCCTGATCAACGCTGACAGAAAACTTATCGTCCAGAGATTTAAATGCCTCGTACAGCACCCGAAAAACGACGATGAAATAGACGGCAAGGAGCAATAAATCCAGGTTTGTCATGGGGGGAAGGGGGGATCTCTCAGGCCAATGGAGGTATACTCAACAAATCCTGCAGGAACTGCAATATCCCTCTGCAACTCATAACACAGGCTCATGAAAGACGCATCCTTTGGTATTGTCCCCATTCGGCGTCAAGGCGACATCCATTTATTCCTGCTTATTCAGCACCATGCAGGCCATTGGGGTTTCCCAAAGGGGCATGCTGAACCCGGTGAGTCTCCCCTGGAGGCCGCCTGTCGGGAATTTGAAGAAGAAACGGGGATTCGAGAGTACAAACTCCTCGGGGATACGTCTTTCTCCGAGCATTATGCTTTTGCCAAGAAACAGCAAACAATCGAAAAAACCGTGCTCTATTTTATGGCGCTGGTGGAATCGACCCAGGTGTCATTTCAGGCGGAAGAAATTCGCAGTTATACCTGGGCTACTTTTGAGGAGGCCCTGAAGCTAATTACCTTCAGTGGGAGTAAGCAGGTTCTGCGTCAGACTGAGGAGCATCTGCAAATGTTACATGCCTCCCCTTAACGTCTGATGACGCTGCTTCCAGGCTCAACCAGATTTATTCTCTTTCCTGTCCAGGACAATGGCCCGAAAACCAAAGGTGCAGATCGGGGGTCTGGGTTAGATGACCCGACCTCCATTGCCGGGCCTGGGTAAACTTTCCGACTCGCTGCGGTCAAGCTTTGCCTGGTTACGGCGATAAAACGTGAACGATCGCGTAGGATACAAATTGTCCCGATCAAGCCATAAGGAATTACCCTATGCCTCTTTCAGTGGGTACAGCAGCTCCTAATTTCACGGTCAAAGATACCCATGGCAACACCGTATCCCTGAGCGACTATGCGGGTAAAACAGTGGTGCTCTACTTTTACCCTAAAGATGATACGTCCGGTTGCACTAAGGAAGCTTGTAGCTTCCGCGATAACTATACGGCCTACCAGGGGAAAGATATTGCCGTCTTGGGTGTCAGTATGGACAATGAAGCATCTCACAAGCAATTCACGGACAAGTTCAACCTGCCTTTTCCCTTGCTGGCGGATGTTGATGGGATTCTGACCCAGTCCTTCAATGTGGATAATGGGGGGC
This genomic stretch from Leptolyngbya sp. 'hensonii' harbors:
- a CDS encoding NUDIX domain-containing protein is translated as MKDASFGIVPIRRQGDIHLFLLIQHHAGHWGFPKGHAEPGESPLEAACREFEEETGIREYKLLGDTSFSEHYAFAKKQQTIEKTVLYFMALVESTQVSFQAEEIRSYTWATFEEALKLITFSGSKQVLRQTEEHLQMLHASP
- a CDS encoding peroxiredoxin — translated: MPLSVGTAAPNFTVKDTHGNTVSLSDYAGKTVVLYFYPKDDTSGCTKEACSFRDNYTAYQGKDIAVLGVSMDNEASHKQFTDKFNLPFPLLADVDGILTQSFNVDNGGRPKRVTYVIDSSGQIIRVYDSVKTETHATDILADLGL